The sequence CGCCGGGCAGGAACTCCCGACCGCGACCTCACCCTGGGTACCGCCAGCCTCCAGGCGCGGGACGAGCCCACCCTGTCCTGGACCGGGCCGGAGGGCAAGACGGCGGTGATCGACTACCCGACCTTCCTGGCAAGCGACAGCTCCGAACTGTTCCTCAAGCGCGTCGGCGAGGCGCGGGACGCCGGGGCGAAGGCCCTCGTCGTGGACCTGCGCTACAACGGCGGCGGATCGCTGGATCAGTGTGTGGCTGCCGCGAGCACCTTCGGCCCCGTGCTGTACAAGACCCGCTGGCAGGGCGGGAGCTACACCTACGGCGGCCTGCTCGGCGAGGAGACGCTGCCCTTCCTGGCCCGCGCCGCCCGCCCCGACCGCAACGTCTGGCCCGGTCCGCTCGCCGTGCTGGTCGGCCCCAACACCGCCTCCTGCGCCGAGGTCTTCACCTACTACGCCCGCCAGGCCGGGGCCATCGTCGTCGGCGAGAAGACCCGCGGGGTGGGCAACAGCGGGGTGGTCTTCCAGCCCATGCCGGACGGCGGCGTGCTGTCGGTGACCGTGCTGCGGGCGTACACCGATGGGGATCAGCCCCTCCCCGACGCGATCACGCCCGAGGTGGCGGCGCCGACCGACATCGGCGTCCTGACCACCCAGGGCCGTGACACCACCCTGGAGGCCGCTCTCACGGCCCTGCGCGCCCTGGCCGGCCAGAAGCGGCCCATTGGGTCGGCGCAGACATACCCGAGTCAGGCCCGGGACGCTAACCTGGGGGTGGGCACCCCGGGGCGTGAACAGAAGGTAACGCCCGACCGCGTCCTGCACGGGAAGGCGCCCGTACACTAGAATCAATGCAGTCCTACCAGACCTTCCAACGCGCTGCGCTCCGGCGAGGCGTGAACCGCCCGACACAGGGGGTAGCCCATGAACAGATATGACGACCGCGCCCGCCTCGTGTTCCACTATGCCCGGGAAGAGGGCAACCGTCTGGGGCACGCGATGGTCGGCCCCGAACACCTCCTGCTCGGCCTGATGCGCGAGGGCGGCACCGCCGCGACCATCCTCACCGAATTCGGCGCCAGCCTCGACGGCCTGCGCCGCCGGGTCGAGGAGATCATCGGCCGGGGCGAGGGCAACCGCCTCAACGACGCCCCCTCCATCACCCCCCGCGCCCGCCGCGTGATGGAACTCGCCTCCGCCGAGGCCCGGAGCTTGGGCGCCCAGGTCACCTCCACCGAGCACATCCTCCTCGGCATCATCCGCGAGGGGGACGGGGTGGCCTTCCGCATCCTCCAGGAACTCACCAAGGATGTGGACACGATCCGCTGGCGCGTCCTCGCCCAGGGGGACGGCAGCGCCGGGGGCAAGGCCGCCAAGCCGGTCGCCACGCCCTTCCTCGACGAGTATGGCCGCGACCTGACCAAGCCGGCCCGCGAGGGCAAGCTCGACCCGGTGATCGGGCGGAGCGAGGAAATCCGCCGCGTCACCCAGATCCTCACCCGCCGCACGAAGAACAACCCCGTGCTCATCGGCGACCCCGGCGTGGGCAAGACCGCCATCGTGGAGGGCCTCGCGCTCGCCATCCACGAGAAGCGCACGCCGCCCAACCTGCATGGCGTCCGCCTCGTCAGCCTCGACCTCTCGGGCGTCGTTGCGGGAACGAAGTACCGCGGCGAGTTCGAGGAGCGGCTGCGCCAGATCATCGAGGAGCTCCGCAACGCCAAGGTGATGGCCTTTATCGACGAGCTGCACACCCTCGTCGGGGCGGGCGGCGCGGAGGGCACCCTCGACGCGGCGAACATCCTCAAGCCCGCGCTCAGCCGCGGCGAGATCCAGGTCATCGGCGCGACGACCACGGGCGAGTACCACCGCTACATCGAGAAGGACGCCGCCCTGGAGCGCCGCTTCCAGCCCGTGATCGTGTTGGAGCCCAGCCCCGCCGAGACGCTGCAAATCCTGCGCGGCCTGCGCCCCCGTTACGAGGAGCACCACGGCGTCCAGATTCCCGAGGCCGCCCTGGAACTCGCCGTCCGCATCGGTGAGCGCAGCCTGCCGGGCCGCAACTTCCCCGACAAGGCCATCGACCTGATCGACGAGGCGGCCAGCCGCGTCCGCCTGAACATGAGCGTCGGCCTCCCCGTCTCCGAGACCGAGGACGGCGAGCCGATGGTCGCCCGCGAGGACATCGAGAGCGTGATCAACTCGATGGGCGGCATCTACTCCGAGGAGTCGGCGGCGCAACTCAACGACCTCGAAGACCAGCTCAACGATCAGACCTACGGCCAGCCGGAGGCGGTCAAGGCGCTGTCGAGCGCCCTGCGCCGCGCCCGGGTCGGCCTGGGCGGACGCACCCGCGTCGCCGCCAGCTTCCTCTTCGTGGGCCCCAGCGGCGTGGGCAAAACGCACCTCGCCAAGGTGCTGGCCCGCACCCTCTTCGGCTCGGAGCGCTCGCTGATCCGGGTGGACATGAGCGAGTTCCAGGAGTCGCACTCCATCTCCAAGCTCATCGGGTCCCCTCCCGGCTACGTGGGCTTCGAGCAGGGCGGTCGCCTGACCGAGGCCGTGCGCCGCCAGCCCTTCTCCGTGATCCTGCTCGACGAGATCGAGAAGGCGCACCCCGACATCTACAACACCTTCCTGCAGGTGCTGGACGACGGGCGCCTGACCGACGGGCTGGGCCGCACGGTGGATTTCCGCCGCACGATCCTCATCATGACGAGCAACACGGGCTTCAACGTGAACCCCACGGTGGGCTTCTCGCCCGTCACCCCCGACAACAACACGCCGCTGCGGCACATCTTCACCCCCGAATTCCTCGACCGCCTCGACGACGTGATCCGCTTCCGGCCCCTCGGCGAGGACGAACTCGTGCGCGTGGCGCAGCAGCTCATGGGCGAGATGCGCGAGGAAC is a genomic window of Deinococcus aerius containing:
- a CDS encoding ATP-dependent Clp protease ATP-binding subunit — protein: MNRYDDRARLVFHYAREEGNRLGHAMVGPEHLLLGLMREGGTAATILTEFGASLDGLRRRVEEIIGRGEGNRLNDAPSITPRARRVMELASAEARSLGAQVTSTEHILLGIIREGDGVAFRILQELTKDVDTIRWRVLAQGDGSAGGKAAKPVATPFLDEYGRDLTKPAREGKLDPVIGRSEEIRRVTQILTRRTKNNPVLIGDPGVGKTAIVEGLALAIHEKRTPPNLHGVRLVSLDLSGVVAGTKYRGEFEERLRQIIEELRNAKVMAFIDELHTLVGAGGAEGTLDAANILKPALSRGEIQVIGATTTGEYHRYIEKDAALERRFQPVIVLEPSPAETLQILRGLRPRYEEHHGVQIPEAALELAVRIGERSLPGRNFPDKAIDLIDEAASRVRLNMSVGLPVSETEDGEPMVAREDIESVINSMGGIYSEESAAQLNDLEDQLNDQTYGQPEAVKALSSALRRARVGLGGRTRVAASFLFVGPSGVGKTHLAKVLARTLFGSERSLIRVDMSEFQESHSISKLIGSPPGYVGFEQGGRLTEAVRRQPFSVILLDEIEKAHPDIYNTFLQVLDDGRLTDGLGRTVDFRRTILIMTSNTGFNVNPTVGFSPVTPDNNTPLRHIFTPEFLDRLDDVIRFRPLGEDELVRVAQQLMGEMREELASRELNVTFDPAIAPWLVSKLKARSPKHAVGSSRQLRTLVREEIEDPLALELIGNAGEELRVVLGTDGIQFERGKTAPPQILA
- a CDS encoding S41 family peptidase, whose amino-acid sequence is MPTRHRARLLALALLASLTAGASPATDIFDAATQAVQSRYYGWSTADRKELGTKYAAVLAQKCAPQGDACDYATGRTVLSDMFTELGDPHTNIRDAEGAERIAEVTFNRAVNRTGVRVVRVSGGLLVVSLMPGSPAESAGVRRFDLLTTVNGQPAGKDAGGKNLAIGPNEFVRLERAGMPLRVTVRRAGTPDRDLTLGTASLQARDEPTLSWTGPEGKTAVIDYPTFLASDSSELFLKRVGEARDAGAKALVVDLRYNGGGSLDQCVAAASTFGPVLYKTRWQGGSYTYGGLLGEETLPFLARAARPDRNVWPGPLAVLVGPNTASCAEVFTYYARQAGAIVVGEKTRGVGNSGVVFQPMPDGGVLSVTVLRAYTDGDQPLPDAITPEVAAPTDIGVLTTQGRDTTLEAALTALRALAGQKRPIGSAQTYPSQARDANLGVGTPGREQKVTPDRVLHGKAPVH